CGCGTTCCAGGCCGTCTTGCAGCCGGTGCCCGGCGGCGGCGAGGTGGGCGGCGTGGTCGGCGGCGTGGTGGGCGGGGTGGTGGGCGGCGTCGCCCCGGCGAACTTCACCGAGTACTTCGCGAAGTCCCAGGAGTTCTGCGGCACGCTGGAGCAGGTGCCGGACGTCCGGCCGCCGTTGTCGGGCGGCGAGCACTGGCGGTCGCGGTTGAGGGACCAGAAGGTGAAGCGGTCCATGTGGTGGCCGGTCGCGTAGTCCAGCACCGTCTGGAAGTCGGCCTGCGGGAACATCTCCCCGGTGTCGCTGCGGCCGTTCATGCCGGAGAAGCCCTCGTGGGCGTAGGCGGTCGCCTCGTCCCAGCCGAACGTGGACTGGAGCACCTGGTTGAACTTGGTCAGCGCGGCGGTCTGCGAGGCCGCGCCGTTGAAGCCGCCGTCGAAGGGCATGATGGAGAAGTTGTTCGGGGTGAACCCCTGCGACTTCGCCTCCAGCAGCATCTGCTTGCCGAACCAGCCGGTGCCGTCGGCGGTGCCCGCGGTGGTGACGGAGACGTACAGGCCCGGGTTGTTCTGCTGGAGGATCTTGGCGGCGCCGATCTCGTTGTGGATGGCCGCCGTGTTCTCGTACTCCGGCTCCTCCAGGTCGAAGTCGATGGCGTGCAGCCCGTACTTGGTGACGACCTGCTGGTAGGCCGCCGCCGTGGCCGCCGGGTCCGAGCAGGCCTGGCCGAGCTTGGTGCCGCCGTAGCCGCCGATGGAGACGGAGACGTCGCCGCCCTTGGCGCGGATGGAGTCGATCACCGACTTGACGGCGGTGTCCGAGGAGACCGGGGCGGTGCCGTCCCAGGTGGGGGAGCAGCCGCCGCCGTTGGGGGCGAGGACGAAGGCGAGCTGGAACGCCTTGAGACCGGTGGCGTCCATGATGGCGCCCGCGTCCGGCGGATCGTTGTCCAGCGGCATGAGGTACGGGGCCGCGGCGTACCAGCGGTTGCTCAGCGCGTCCTGCGCGCTCGGTGCGCCCGAGGCGTTGCCCGCGACGAGGGCGGTGGTGCCGAGGGCGGCGAGCCCGACGGCGGCGGTCGCGCCCAGACATGCGCGAAGGCGTCTCACTGTGCCTCCAGGGGGAAGGGGAGGTGGTGGGGAAGTCGCGCCCCAGCTTCCTGAGGCTGTTGCGGGCACGTCAATGGATTGGTCTGGACCAAATGATTCTTTGGACTGGACCATACGATTTCTTTACCTGGATCCGCCGCTGCCGGACCCGCCGCGCGGGAACCCGGCCGAGCTGTGACAGTGCAGCGCATCGGCCTGGTCGTCCACGGCGGACGCCCCGAGGCCCAGGCCGCCGAGGAGACCGTGCACGCGTGGTGCGACGAACGCGCCGTGCGGTGCACCGACATCGACGTCTGGCACGACGGCGGACGGCGCGACGCCGACGAGGAGGTGGAGGCCGCCGGCGACCCCGACCTCATCGTCACCCTGGGCGGCGACGGCACCTTCCTGCGCGGCGCCCGGCTCGCCGCCGAGCACGACGCCCTGGTCCTCGGCGTCGACCTCGGCCGGGTCGGCTTCCTCACCGAGGTCCCCGCCGCCTTCGTCCGCACCGCCCTGGACGCCGT
The sequence above is drawn from the Streptomyces sp. SAT1 genome and encodes:
- a CDS encoding carbohydrate-binding protein, producing MRRLRACLGATAAVGLAALGTTALVAGNASGAPSAQDALSNRWYAAAPYLMPLDNDPPDAGAIMDATGLKAFQLAFVLAPNGGGCSPTWDGTAPVSSDTAVKSVIDSIRAKGGDVSVSIGGYGGTKLGQACSDPAATAAAYQQVVTKYGLHAIDFDLEEPEYENTAAIHNEIGAAKILQQNNPGLYVSVTTAGTADGTGWFGKQMLLEAKSQGFTPNNFSIMPFDGGFNGAASQTAALTKFNQVLQSTFGWDEATAYAHEGFSGMNGRSDTGEMFPQADFQTVLDYATGHHMDRFTFWSLNRDRQCSPPDNGGRTSGTCSSVPQNSWDFAKYSVKFAGATPPTTPPTTPPTTPPTSPPPGTGCKTAWNATTAYTGGSEVSYNQHNWKAKWWTQNETPGASQWGAWQDEGAC